One genomic window of Ruminococcus gauvreauii includes the following:
- a CDS encoding uroporphyrinogen decarboxylase/cobalamine-independent methonine synthase family protein, with product MHNRISKEEAAHLRTLAFQVKEISQDPKWKEKKELWIKLNKMEKTRPLVIFPPECWHELVPEETLRVKDPVFRTLEKELRMRIYRAEHFDDDVVLTDVLYIPYDTHVTDWTDDRVRPYDDRPDHAACFHPCICEVSDIKKMKLPELTVDEEKSQENFALAREIFGDILNVVEGEPFTASTHQSIMGWGNSLIDIWCELRGLEQVMYDLYEEPELTHEAMSILYEGRLGYLKKGIELGIWKLNNNEYMVNGTATACGSNGLACTDLLPAEDFDGTVRMKDLWGYCMAQEFTAVSPDMLEEFVLPYQNRLSALFGMNAYGCCENMNRKYDAVAKYIPNLRQIAVSAFSDIDIAAEKIGGKYVMSWKLNPTDVFHTFDEKRIHDMIAHGMEVSRGNPLIVELREAQTCCGHIEYGASWVNICMDLARNYE from the coding sequence ATGCACAATAGAATATCAAAGGAAGAGGCAGCACATCTGCGCACTCTGGCATTTCAGGTAAAAGAAATTTCCCAGGATCCGAAATGGAAAGAAAAAAAAGAGCTCTGGATAAAGCTCAATAAAATGGAAAAGACAAGACCGCTGGTGATCTTCCCGCCGGAATGCTGGCATGAGCTGGTTCCTGAGGAAACTTTGAGAGTGAAAGACCCTGTATTCAGGACATTAGAAAAAGAGCTGCGGATGAGAATATACCGTGCAGAGCATTTTGACGATGATGTTGTACTGACAGACGTTTTATATATTCCCTATGATACCCATGTGACAGACTGGACGGACGATCGTGTACGTCCGTATGATGACAGACCGGACCATGCAGCCTGTTTTCATCCATGTATCTGTGAGGTCAGTGACATTAAAAAGATGAAGCTTCCCGAACTTACAGTAGATGAAGAAAAGTCACAGGAGAACTTCGCACTCGCCAGGGAAATTTTTGGAGATATCCTGAATGTTGTGGAGGGAGAGCCGTTTACTGCATCCACTCACCAGTCCATCATGGGATGGGGAAACAGTCTGATCGATATCTGGTGTGAACTCAGAGGACTGGAGCAGGTGATGTATGATCTGTATGAAGAGCCGGAACTCACACACGAAGCCATGTCCATTCTGTACGAGGGACGCCTCGGATATCTGAAAAAGGGTATCGAGCTTGGAATCTGGAAGCTGAACAACAATGAATATATGGTAAATGGAACGGCCACAGCCTGCGGCTCCAACGGCCTGGCGTGCACAGACCTGCTCCCGGCAGAAGATTTTGACGGTACCGTCCGTATGAAGGACTTATGGGGATACTGTATGGCACAGGAATTTACCGCTGTTTCACCGGACATGCTGGAGGAATTCGTTCTTCCTTATCAGAACAGGCTTTCTGCACTGTTCGGTATGAATGCATACGGATGCTGTGAAAACATGAACAGGAAATACGATGCAGTGGCAAAATATATACCGAACCTCAGGCAGATCGCAGTCAGCGCATTTTCAGACATTGACATTGCCGCTGAAAAGATCGGAGGGAAATATGTGATGAGCTGGAAACTCAATCCGACGGATGTTTTCCATACCTTTGACGAAAAGCGTATACACGATATGATTGCCCACGGCATGGAAGTATCCAGAGGAAATCCGCTGATCGTGGAACTTCGGGAGGCACAGACATGCTGCGGACATATTGAATACGGAGCTTCCTGGGTTAATATCTGTATGGATCTTGCACGGAACTATGAATGA
- a CDS encoding helix-turn-helix domain-containing protein: MKSVFENLTAGVYKKSVEHAFLPPKLAEELLFYPTWTGHYYCSENYYIRRETYPTLLLMYVVKGMFHVEFRDKIFDAGPGEVILIDCREPHYYRAYEGLEFYFYGFEGSNSREICHYILSTKGPRISSKNNHLIGNLLKNTLDFYEKNDTENIIDASLRVYKFLTLLLQTREMYQGVRNKPIDQSLMYIQENIDKHITMEQLARIVGLSPAYFSSIFKQETGYSPREYITNARMNKAKLLLVQTHKSITEIAFEVGYANNASFTNIFTDKIGCSPKTFRKLMR; the protein is encoded by the coding sequence GTGAAATCAGTATTTGAAAACCTGACCGCCGGCGTCTATAAAAAGTCTGTAGAACATGCATTTCTTCCTCCGAAGCTCGCGGAAGAATTGCTGTTCTATCCTACCTGGACAGGACATTATTACTGTTCAGAAAATTACTATATAAGAAGAGAAACCTATCCCACTCTTCTGCTGATGTATGTAGTAAAGGGGATGTTCCATGTGGAATTCAGAGATAAGATTTTCGATGCAGGTCCGGGAGAAGTCATTTTGATCGACTGCCGGGAGCCCCATTATTACAGAGCCTACGAGGGACTGGAGTTTTATTTCTATGGATTTGAGGGCTCCAACTCCAGAGAAATCTGCCACTACATACTGAGCACCAAGGGCCCCAGAATCAGTTCAAAAAATAACCATCTGATTGGTAATCTTTTAAAAAATACTTTAGATTTTTATGAGAAAAATGATACAGAAAACATCATCGATGCCTCACTGAGAGTCTACAAATTTCTGACGCTTCTGCTTCAGACCAGAGAAATGTATCAGGGTGTCAGGAACAAGCCGATCGACCAGAGCCTGATGTATATTCAGGAAAATATTGACAAGCATATCACGATGGAGCAGCTCGCCAGGATCGTGGGATTGAGTCCGGCATATTTTTCCAGTATTTTCAAACAGGAAACAGGTTATTCTCCTCGTGAATACATCACCAATGCCAGGATGAATAAAGCCAAGCTGCTGCTCGTCCAGACACATAAAAGCATCACGGAGATCGCCTTTGAAGTGGGCTACGCCAATAATGCCAGCTTTACCAATATTTTTACAGACAAAATCGGGTGTTCACCCAAGACGTTTCGCAAGCTGATGCGATAG